The genome window ACCCAGTCCCGCGACCGCGGCGAGGAGTTCGACCGGCGCGGGCTCGGCGAGCACCGCGGCGGCTTCGGCGATCCGCCGCGCCACGAGCGGCAGCGACCCGAGCCGCTCGACGGTGGCTTCGCGCACCAGCGCGGGCACTTCGACGGTGTCCAGCACCCCGCCGGTGACCGGGCCCGGCAGCGCGTGCACGACTTCCTCGACGACGAACGGGATCCCGGCCGTGCGTTCGTGCAGCCGGGCCGCGAACGCGCCGGACAAACCGGGGTCGCCGAGCAGGGCCGCGGCCAGCTGCCGGACGCCGTCGGGGCCGAGGGGGCCGAGCCGGACCAGCGTGGTCGAACTGCCCGGCGCCGGCCGGTGCGCGCGGCCCAGCGGGATCCCGCCCGGCACGTCTTCGGGCCGGTAGCTGACCAGCAGGACGGTCCCCGGCGGCAAGTCCCCCATCAGGAACCGCAGCAGCCGCCGCGAACCGTCGTCGGCCCAGTGGAGGTCCTCGATCACCAGCACCAGCGGGCCCAGCAGGTCGAGCAGCTCGCGGACCGCGCGGAAGAACCGGTGCGTCTCGGCGCGGCGGTCCCCCAGCCGGTCCGGCGCGGCGGGCAGCAGCGGGGCCAGTTCCGGGAGGTGGCGGCCGAGGACGCCGATGAGCGGGCCCGGCGCCGGAGCCGACGGCAGGTACTTCCCCGCGTCCCGCAGCGCTTCGACGACCACGCCGTACGGGAAAGGCTCCCGCTGCGGACGGCACCGGCCGGCCAGCACCCGGAACCCGGCGAGCGCGGGCCGGGCCAGGAGCTCGGCGGCCAGCCGGGTCTTGCCCACGCCCGCCTCGCCCTCGAGCACGAGGACCGCGGGCGGGCTCAGCGCGGCGGACACCAGCGCGGCCAGCTCGGCCGTCCGCCCGATCAGGACCGGCGAGCCGGTCCTGGCCACGATCCCGTTCGTCATCGCCCGCCCCCCTGAAAAGCGGCATCGCGTACCGAACCACCCTGTCCGGTGCTCGGAGCTTAGGTCCGCCGTTCGGGCGAGCGGAACCCGCGCGACCGGGCACGGAACTTTCGTAGGGGAACCGCGAAAGGCATTAGTTACGTAGGCCTACGGGGCGCTGCCTCGCTTGTTAGCGCAGGTGAGCCCACCCGACAGTGAGACGGCGGTGGCTCTCGGTCACCGCCCCGCGATTCACCTGTTCGAGTGAGTGGAGTCGAAGCATGCGCACAGTTCACCGCAAGGCGGGCGCCGTCGCCGCGGCGGTCGTGGCCGCGCTGGCCACCGCCGGCGTCGCGACCGCCGCGCAGCCGGAGGGCACCGTGGTCCCCGCCCGGCAGCACTACGGCGACCAGTACATCGTGGTGCTCGAGGACGGCCCGGCGCTCAGCGCGCCGGCTTCGCTCGCCGACCGGTACGGCGGCGAGGTCCGGTCGACGTACTCCCGGGTCCTGCACGGGTTCTCCGCCCGGCACCTCACCGCGCAGCAGGCGCGGCGGCTGGCCGCCGACCCGGCGGTGGCGGCCGTCTACGAGGACGGCACCGCGCGCGCCGCCGGGACGCAGACCAACCCGACCTGGGGCCTGGACCGCATCGACCAGGCGAACCTCCCCCGCGACAACTCCTACACCTACCCGAACACCGGTGAGGGCGTCACCGCCTACGACCTCGACACCGGGATCAAGCCGGACAACCCGGAGTACGAAGGCCGCGCGTCGATCGGCAAGGACTTCGTCGGAGGCAACGGGAGCGACTGCAACGGCCACGGCACGCACACCGCGGGCACGATCGGCAGCAAGACCTACGGCGTCGCGAAGAAGGTCAAGCTCGTCGGGCTCAAGGTGCTCGGCAACGACTGCTCCGGCAACGGCCCGGACTCCGCCGCGGTCGACGCGATCGAGTGGGTCACGGCCAACGCCGCCAAGCCCGCGGTGGCGAACATGAGCCTGACCATGGACCAGGTCGGGGTCGGCGACGACGCGATCAAGCGGTCGATCGCGGCCGGGATCGTCTACTCGGTGGCCGCGGGCAACAGCTCCACGGACGCGTGCGGCACCAGCCCGGCGCGCGTCCCCGAGGCGATCACGGTCAACGCCTCCGACGAGAACGACAACCGCGCGTCCTTCTCCAACTACGGCAGCTGCACCGATCTCTTCGCGCCGGGCAACAACATCACGTCG of Amycolatopsis solani contains these proteins:
- a CDS encoding S8 family peptidase; the encoded protein is MRTVHRKAGAVAAAVVAALATAGVATAAQPEGTVVPARQHYGDQYIVVLEDGPALSAPASLADRYGGEVRSTYSRVLHGFSARHLTAQQARRLAADPAVAAVYEDGTARAAGTQTNPTWGLDRIDQANLPRDNSYTYPNTGEGVTAYDLDTGIKPDNPEYEGRASIGKDFVGGNGSDCNGHGTHTAGTIGSKTYGVAKKVKLVGLKVLGNDCSGNGPDSAAVDAIEWVTANAAKPAVANMSLTMDQVGVGDDAIKRSIAAGIVYSVAAGNSSTDACGTSPARVPEAITVNASDENDNRASFSNYGSCTDLFAPGNNITSLGLSNGSSANMSGTSMATPHVTGAAALYLAANPGATAQQVRDALVGGATSGVVKNAGSGSPNKLLNVSFIGGGTPPSKCGARSNTTPVAIPDAGAAVTSSVTQDGCDGKAPAALAVKVDISHTYTGDLAVDLIGPGGTVFPLHKAGGSGSSAGLHTTYTVNAAAETANGTWQLRVRDVFRFDTGTLDGFTITF